The genomic DNA TGTCGGGGCGAGAAGGAAAACGAGGCCAAGGAAGCCGGTGCCGATTTCTACGGTTCCGATGAACTGGTCGAGAAGATTCAGTCCGGCTGGCTCGATTTCGACAAGGCCGTGGCTACACCCGATATGATGGCCGTGGTCGGCAAGATCGGCCGCGTGCTCGGTCCCCGTGGGCTGATGCCCAACGCCAAGACCGGCACCGTGACCATGGACGTGGCCAAGGCCGTGTCCGAACTCAAGGCCGGTAAGGTCGAGTTCAAGGTCGACAAGGCCGGCGTGCTGCACGCCCCCATCGGCAAGGTTTCCTTCGGCGCTGATAAGCTGCTTGAGAACCTCAAGGCTCTGCTGGATATCGTCGTGCGCATGAAGCCCTCCTCCGCGAAGGGTACTTACATGAAAGCGCTGGCCGTTTCCTCCACCATGGGCCCTGGCGTCAAGATT from Pseudodesulfovibrio thermohalotolerans includes the following:
- the rplA gene encoding 50S ribosomal protein L1 yields the protein MPKHGKKYRNAVGDRDTAVRVDVEEGVKAAVAGAYAKFDETVDVAINLGVDPKYSDQMIRGAVSLPNGLGKDIRVAVFCRGEKENEAKEAGADFYGSDELVEKIQSGWLDFDKAVATPDMMAVVGKIGRVLGPRGLMPNAKTGTVTMDVAKAVSELKAGKVEFKVDKAGVLHAPIGKVSFGADKLLENLKALLDIVVRMKPSSAKGTYMKALAVSSTMGPGVKIDPLTVRKFLEV